The genomic region TCTGGACATGTTCCGGGGCGAGTCGCGACCACTGTCGTGGGTGGCGATCGCGGGTGCCAGGCGACTTGGCCGGGCGCTGCGACGGGGCTTCACCACGGTGCGCGACGTCGCCGGCGGGGATGCGGGTCTGGCCGGCGCCATCGTCGACGGCCTGCTCGACTCCCCGCGGTACCTGTGGACCGGCCCCGCGCTCAGCCAGACCGGTGGCCACGGGGACCCCCGCCCAGGCGACCTCGACTGTTGCGTCGGACACCACCACGGCAGCGAGGTGGTGGACGGGGTCGATGCACTGCGGGTCGCCGTGCGCGACCGGTTCCGGCGTGGCGCCCACGCGATCAAGATCATGACCTCGGGTGGCGTCATCTCGTTGACCGACCCCATCCGTATCCCGCAGTACTCGCCGGAGGAGGTGCGGGCTGTCACCGAGGAGGCCGCCCGGCGCGGGAGTTATGTTGCGGCACACGCTTATTCACCGGAAGCGATCGTGCACTCGGTGACCAACGGAGTGCGCAGCATCGAGCACGGCAACCTGCTGGACGCCCCCACCGCCGCCCTGATGGCAGAACACGGCGCGTTCCTGGTGCCGACCCTGGCGACCTACGACGCGATGGGCCGGCGCGGCGCGGAGATCGGCCTGAACCCGATCGCGCGCGCCAAGAACGCCGAGGTGCTGGACGCCGGTCGGCACGCCATCGAGCTCGCGGTCGACGCAGGGGTTTCCGTCGGATTCGGCACCGATCTGATGGGCGAGCTGGAGGAGGAGCAGCTGCAGGGCGTCCGCGCCCAGGTCGAGGTGCTCGGCCTCATCGAGGCGCTGCGCTCGATGACCCTGACCAATGCAGCGCTGATCGGGCGGGACGACCTGGGTCGGGTGGAGCAGGGCGCGGTGGCAGACCTGCTGTTGCTGCCCGGCGATCCGACGGCCGATCCCTCGCTGCTGTGGGCGGGTCCCCGCACTGTCATCCAGGGCGGCCTCGTCGTCGGTGACCCCGTCACGCGATGACCCAGCGGCTGCTGCTGAT from Nakamurella sp. A5-74 harbors:
- a CDS encoding amidohydrolase family protein, whose translation is MSTEPDALTITDVQVLDADGGLRPGPVHLSGGRIVGVGPDAGSPAGEVRQLDGRGGTVIPGLIDAHFHAYGAHLDMFRGESRPLSWVAIAGARRLGRALRRGFTTVRDVAGGDAGLAGAIVDGLLDSPRYLWTGPALSQTGGHGDPRPGDLDCCVGHHHGSEVVDGVDALRVAVRDRFRRGAHAIKIMTSGGVISLTDPIRIPQYSPEEVRAVTEEAARRGSYVAAHAYSPEAIVHSVTNGVRSIEHGNLLDAPTAALMAEHGAFLVPTLATYDAMGRRGAEIGLNPIARAKNAEVLDAGRHAIELAVDAGVSVGFGTDLMGELEEEQLQGVRAQVEVLGLIEALRSMTLTNAALIGRDDLGRVEQGAVADLLLLPGDPTADPSLLWAGPRTVIQGGLVVGDPVTR